One segment of Ziziphus jujuba cultivar Dongzao chromosome 12, ASM3175591v1 DNA contains the following:
- the LOC107429636 gene encoding putative disease resistance RPP13-like protein 1 isoform X1: protein MQRTWFLRSTMKLYDPKWKLINLEDEKCCSRPTMALELVAGAFLSASLELLFSKMDSREVVDFIRGKKIRGKKIEEGLRKLKTMLLTANKVLNDAERKQITDGAVREWLQELKNAIYDAEDLVYEMKNEALRSKLEANQSRRRKMLFKVRNFLPSRFDFKKVEERIKNIISTLQFILEQKHGLRLIEGVETKPFRRISEATLVKESDIYGRDADKEAIMKLLLSDHQVGGDKICVIPIVGMGGIGKTTLAQLVYRDIDNKVMEKLFDVKAWITVSDESDVFTLTKMIYQAVTESEKWSITETFQLQHKLEQFLDGKKILLVLDDIWNVNYQTWCALKIPFDSAANGSKISITTRNENIAAKIGNVPKHELQMISDEDSWRLFSKHAFSSVEPIAYPDLLEVIGRKIIKKCKGLPLAVKSLGGLLHSELDPKAWENVLESDIWELPQHENNILPALWLSYYYLPQHLKRCFAYCSIFPKDYTIEKGKLIRLWMAEDLLQPHRNKPLEEVGNEYVKDLVSRSFFHVSSFGGLTMHDLLNDLAQFISGESCLTLDDNYSWGLMTKKTRHLSLLRYQSYDIKKLRAGCENKVLRTLLVLDAGFISKEQYDISFTQLQSMQYLRVLSMPRNTFRHRNPLSTKAFDSIGSLTLLRYLDFSGSEIKEVPDILCSLHNLQTLILYFCLELTQLPDTIDNLKHLRYLDLSYSAIERIPDTICNLHDLHTLKLNGCKELTVLPSNITMLSNLQHLNIWGQV from the exons ATGCAGAGGACTTGGTTCCTGAGATCAACGATGAAGCTTTACGATCCAAAATGGAAGCTAATCAATCTAGAAGACGAAAAATGCTGTTCAAG ACCAACTATGGCTCTTGAACTGGTTGCTGGAGCTTTCCTCTCTGCTTCACTTGAGcttttgttttccaaaatggATTCTCGAGAGGTCGTTGATTTCATTCGTGGAAAGAAGATCCGTGGAAAGAAGATCGAAGAAGGGCTCAGGAAGTTGAAGACCATGCTATTGACAGCTAACAAAGTACTGAACGATGCTGAGAGGAAACAAATCACTGATGGAGCTGTGAGGGAGTGGCTTCAGGAGCTCAAAAATGCAATCTACGATGCAGAGGACTTGGTTTATGAGATGAAAAATGAAGCCTTGCGATCCAAGCTGGAAGCTAATCAATCTAGAAGACGAAAAATGCTGTTCAAGGTACGCAACTTCCTACCATCTAGATTCGATTTTAAGAAAGTAGAAGAAAGGATAAAGAATATAATTAGCACCCTGCAATTTATTCTGGAACAAAAGCATGGCCTTCGTTTGATTGAAGGTGTCGAAACCAAACCTTTTCGAAGGATATCTGAAGCTACTTTGGTTAAAGAATCTGATATTTATGGGAGGGATGCTGATAAGGAAGCCATCATGAAGCTGCTGTTATCTGATCATCAAGTGGGTGGTGATAAAATATGTGTTATTCCCATCGTTGGCATGGGTGGGATTGGCAAGACCACCCTTGCTCAGCTTGTTTACAGGGATATTGACAACAAAGTCATGGAGAAACTTTTTGATGTGAAAGCATGGATCACAGTGTCTGATGAATCTGATGTGTTTACCCTGACAAAAATGATTTATCAGGCTGTAACTGAATCAGAAAAATGGAGTATCACAGAAACATTTCAACTTCAACATAAACTGGAGCAGTTTTTGGATGGGAAAAAAATTCTCCTTGTCCTTGATGATATATGGAATGTGAACTATCAAACTTGGTGTGCATTAAAGATTCCATTTGATTCTGCTGCAAATGGAAGTAAAATCAGCATAACAACACGCAATGAAAACATTGCAGCAAAGATTGGTAATGTCCCAAAGCATGAACTGCAAATGATATCGGATGAAGATTCTTGGCGGTTATTTTCAAAACATGCTTTCAGTAGTGTAGAGCCAATAGCATATCCAGATCTTTTGGAAGTAATTGgtagaaaaatcataaaaaaatgcaAAGGTCTACCTTTAGCAGTAAAGTCACTAGGTGGTCTTTTGCATTCGGAACTAGATCCCAAGGCTTGGGAAAACGTACTAGAGAGTGATATATGGGAGTTACCACAACATGAGAATAATATTCTTCCAGCTTTATGGTTGAGTTATTACTATCTGCCTCAACATTTAAAACGATGTTTTGCTTATTGCTCAATATTTCCCAAAGATTATACAATTGAAAAGGGAAAATTAATTAGACTTTGGATGGCAGAAGATCTTTTGCAACCCCATAGAAACAAGCCACTGGAAGAAGTTGGAAATGAATATGTTAAAGATCTAGTATCGAGGTCATTCTTTCATGTTTCCTCATTTGGTGGACTTACCATGCATGATCTTCTGAATGATCTTGCTCAATTTATATCAGGAGAATCTTGTTTGACGTTGGATGACAACTACTCATGGGGCCTTATGACAAAAAAGACTCGTCATTTATCACTTTTGAGGTATCAGTCCTATGATATCAAGAAATTAAGAGCTGGTTGTGAAAATAAGGTTTTGCGCACTTTGCTAGTATTAGATGCTGGGTTTATATCCAAAGAACAATACGACATAAGTTTTACACAATTGCAATCAATGCAATACCTAAGAGTGCTTTCTATGCCTAGAAATACATTTAGACATAGGAATCCTCTTAGTACAAAGGCGTTTGATTCAATTGGTAGTTTAACGCTTTTACGGTATTTGGATTTTTCTGGTTCTGAAATTAAAGAAGTACCTGATATACTTTGTTCACTGCACAATTTGCAGACActaatattgtatttttgtctTGAACTTACTCAGTTGCCTGATACAATTGATAATTTGAAGCATCTAAGGTACTTAGACTTATCTTATAGCGCAATTGAAAGGATACCTGACACGATATGTAATTTGCACGACTTGCATACTCTAAAGTTGAATGGCTGTAAGGAGCTTACTGTTTTACCATCCAATATCACAATGCTAAGCAATTTGCAACATCTCAACATTTGGGGACAAGTTTAA
- the LOC107429636 gene encoding putative disease resistance RPP13-like protein 1 isoform X2, producing MALELVAGAFLSASLELLFSKMDSREVVDFIRGKKIRGKKIEEGLRKLKTMLLTANKVLNDAERKQITDGAVREWLQELKNAIYDAEDLVYEMKNEALRSKLEANQSRRRKMLFKVRNFLPSRFDFKKVEERIKNIISTLQFILEQKHGLRLIEGVETKPFRRISEATLVKESDIYGRDADKEAIMKLLLSDHQVGGDKICVIPIVGMGGIGKTTLAQLVYRDIDNKVMEKLFDVKAWITVSDESDVFTLTKMIYQAVTESEKWSITETFQLQHKLEQFLDGKKILLVLDDIWNVNYQTWCALKIPFDSAANGSKISITTRNENIAAKIGNVPKHELQMISDEDSWRLFSKHAFSSVEPIAYPDLLEVIGRKIIKKCKGLPLAVKSLGGLLHSELDPKAWENVLESDIWELPQHENNILPALWLSYYYLPQHLKRCFAYCSIFPKDYTIEKGKLIRLWMAEDLLQPHRNKPLEEVGNEYVKDLVSRSFFHVSSFGGLTMHDLLNDLAQFISGESCLTLDDNYSWGLMTKKTRHLSLLRYQSYDIKKLRAGCENKVLRTLLVLDAGFISKEQYDISFTQLQSMQYLRVLSMPRNTFRHRNPLSTKAFDSIGSLTLLRYLDFSGSEIKEVPDILCSLHNLQTLILYFCLELTQLPDTIDNLKHLRYLDLSYSAIERIPDTICNLHDLHTLKLNGCKELTVLPSNITMLSNLQHLNIWGQV from the coding sequence ATGGCTCTTGAACTGGTTGCTGGAGCTTTCCTCTCTGCTTCACTTGAGcttttgttttccaaaatggATTCTCGAGAGGTCGTTGATTTCATTCGTGGAAAGAAGATCCGTGGAAAGAAGATCGAAGAAGGGCTCAGGAAGTTGAAGACCATGCTATTGACAGCTAACAAAGTACTGAACGATGCTGAGAGGAAACAAATCACTGATGGAGCTGTGAGGGAGTGGCTTCAGGAGCTCAAAAATGCAATCTACGATGCAGAGGACTTGGTTTATGAGATGAAAAATGAAGCCTTGCGATCCAAGCTGGAAGCTAATCAATCTAGAAGACGAAAAATGCTGTTCAAGGTACGCAACTTCCTACCATCTAGATTCGATTTTAAGAAAGTAGAAGAAAGGATAAAGAATATAATTAGCACCCTGCAATTTATTCTGGAACAAAAGCATGGCCTTCGTTTGATTGAAGGTGTCGAAACCAAACCTTTTCGAAGGATATCTGAAGCTACTTTGGTTAAAGAATCTGATATTTATGGGAGGGATGCTGATAAGGAAGCCATCATGAAGCTGCTGTTATCTGATCATCAAGTGGGTGGTGATAAAATATGTGTTATTCCCATCGTTGGCATGGGTGGGATTGGCAAGACCACCCTTGCTCAGCTTGTTTACAGGGATATTGACAACAAAGTCATGGAGAAACTTTTTGATGTGAAAGCATGGATCACAGTGTCTGATGAATCTGATGTGTTTACCCTGACAAAAATGATTTATCAGGCTGTAACTGAATCAGAAAAATGGAGTATCACAGAAACATTTCAACTTCAACATAAACTGGAGCAGTTTTTGGATGGGAAAAAAATTCTCCTTGTCCTTGATGATATATGGAATGTGAACTATCAAACTTGGTGTGCATTAAAGATTCCATTTGATTCTGCTGCAAATGGAAGTAAAATCAGCATAACAACACGCAATGAAAACATTGCAGCAAAGATTGGTAATGTCCCAAAGCATGAACTGCAAATGATATCGGATGAAGATTCTTGGCGGTTATTTTCAAAACATGCTTTCAGTAGTGTAGAGCCAATAGCATATCCAGATCTTTTGGAAGTAATTGgtagaaaaatcataaaaaaatgcaAAGGTCTACCTTTAGCAGTAAAGTCACTAGGTGGTCTTTTGCATTCGGAACTAGATCCCAAGGCTTGGGAAAACGTACTAGAGAGTGATATATGGGAGTTACCACAACATGAGAATAATATTCTTCCAGCTTTATGGTTGAGTTATTACTATCTGCCTCAACATTTAAAACGATGTTTTGCTTATTGCTCAATATTTCCCAAAGATTATACAATTGAAAAGGGAAAATTAATTAGACTTTGGATGGCAGAAGATCTTTTGCAACCCCATAGAAACAAGCCACTGGAAGAAGTTGGAAATGAATATGTTAAAGATCTAGTATCGAGGTCATTCTTTCATGTTTCCTCATTTGGTGGACTTACCATGCATGATCTTCTGAATGATCTTGCTCAATTTATATCAGGAGAATCTTGTTTGACGTTGGATGACAACTACTCATGGGGCCTTATGACAAAAAAGACTCGTCATTTATCACTTTTGAGGTATCAGTCCTATGATATCAAGAAATTAAGAGCTGGTTGTGAAAATAAGGTTTTGCGCACTTTGCTAGTATTAGATGCTGGGTTTATATCCAAAGAACAATACGACATAAGTTTTACACAATTGCAATCAATGCAATACCTAAGAGTGCTTTCTATGCCTAGAAATACATTTAGACATAGGAATCCTCTTAGTACAAAGGCGTTTGATTCAATTGGTAGTTTAACGCTTTTACGGTATTTGGATTTTTCTGGTTCTGAAATTAAAGAAGTACCTGATATACTTTGTTCACTGCACAATTTGCAGACActaatattgtatttttgtctTGAACTTACTCAGTTGCCTGATACAATTGATAATTTGAAGCATCTAAGGTACTTAGACTTATCTTATAGCGCAATTGAAAGGATACCTGACACGATATGTAATTTGCACGACTTGCATACTCTAAAGTTGAATGGCTGTAAGGAGCTTACTGTTTTACCATCCAATATCACAATGCTAAGCAATTTGCAACATCTCAACATTTGGGGACAAGTTTAA